Below is a genomic region from Xylanivirga thermophila.
TCATTTCTTTGCAACACTCTACTACAATGTCCATAAAATCAATGGTTTCTTGACGTATATTTTTTACATTATACATATATAGTCTCAATAAAACATCCTCAATTGCATCTATCACATCATCAAGTTGTTGCGCAAGTTCTATTATATCCTCCCGTTCTATTGGAGGAAGAAATTCCTTTGCAAGATTCTGCATCATAGTATGCTTTTCTACATCGGCATCATGCTCTATTTTATGCATATTCACCATTTCTTGTGAAAGCTCCTTCACATTGAAGTTTTTAACTATTTCCCTCAGCATTTCAGAAGCCTCGCATGAATAATCAGCCATTTTTACAAACATAGAATAATAATCATAACTATTTTTCCGTTTCATTTTGTCCTCCTTTTTTATCTAAAACAAATTCATAAAAAGTTTCGCCATTAAAAATCCAATAATACCACAACCAGGAAACGTTAAAACCCAAGTTAGAACCATATCATTAACAACAGACCAGTTTACTGAAGATATACGTTTTGCTGATCCTACACCCATTATTGCCGTTGTCTTTGTATGTGTAGTGCTTACAGGCAATCCAAATAACGAAGAAAACAGTAGACAAAGTGCAGCTGCAAGATCAGATGAAAAGCCTTGATA
It encodes:
- a CDS encoding DUF47 domain-containing protein — translated: MKRKNSYDYYSMFVKMADYSCEASEMLREIVKNFNVKELSQEMVNMHKIEHDADVEKHTMMQNLAKEFLPPIEREDIIELAQQLDDVIDAIEDVLLRLYMYNVKNIRQETIDFMDIVVECCKEMKSMMEEFPSFRKSTRIHDYIVKINNMEEEGDKLYTEAMRSLYVESRNPMEIISWTQLFQCLEDCCDACEDVADIVESIIMKNI